The Niallia circulans nucleotide sequence ATATCGTAAACCGTTTTCATTGTCAAATGGAATATTCCGAAAAATCTATTTTACGAAAAAAAACAGCCCTTGTTTAAGGCTGTTCTATTACTTCTTCTTCTTCTTGGCTTTCTGTTTCTTCATTTGTGCCGATTGCTTTGCTCCAGATGTTTCTTTTATGCCATTTGAAGTATACCTTATTGTCTTGGTTTAACTTAATTTTCTTTTTCGTCAATAACCCGTATTTTAAGTAATCTTCTTCATTAATCTCAGGTGAGATGTGGAGTCTGCCTTGACCGTCAAAGGCAATTTTACCGTTTTCGTATAAGGCGTCGTGATTACTGCATAGCAGGATACCGTTGTATGGATCGTTTCGTTCTTCGTTTGTGCTGTCTTTCCATGGTTTGGAGCGGCTTGCTTTCAGCAGCTCTGGCAATTCGATATCGCATAATGCACATTTGCAGCCCCATAAGGACATTAAGTCCTTCTTGAATCGTTGCTGTCCTAAACGGATTTTTGTTTTCACTTCTGATTCTGTTTCGGCAATAACTGGTATTAATGTGTTATGCTCTGTTACTTTGATGTAATCCATCGATAATTCGAGCTGCTCTGTATCTATTAAGTAAATATTTAATTCGCCAATCAGCTCTAACAACTTGATCGCTAGTTCTTCATTACATGGGTACAAATAGCCTGAATTTCCACTTGCATCGTCTTGGAAAGGTGAATATTTGATTGGAAGCAGTGGTGAAATAGCGGCGAATTTCTCTTTTACATTTACCGATTTGTCCAGTTCATAATACTCGACCTCAACTAGGTACCCAGCTTCATCATCAAAAAGGTCTGATTGCAAAATTAGTGGCCTTGTTGCTTCCACACAATCCTCTTTCGCAATACTAATCGCCACAATATTTCCTTTCACATAATGAAAAATGCGGTCGCCCTTTTTCACTTCCTTCATTCTTTCCCACGAATGCTCGATACTGCCACCTTTAGCGATTTTCGGTGACCAGATTATTCCCATGTCCCTTACTTCATGGTATTTGCTTCCTTGCATGACTATATATGTGTTCAAGCTAACTTCCTCCTGTATATCTGCTTGCTTAAATCCTGTTATTTATTTCAGTTTGTTAACATTAACTTTTATAAATGCTTATTTTATTAATTTATTATTATATTGGATGCGTATAATTTTTTAGACTTTACTGAGTTAGTTTTTGTGCAGCTACATGTTATGTGCACACACTGATGCAGTAAGTTTATTCGTACGTTTGTTCCATAAGTAATTATAACATAAGCTGTACTGATTATTGTCTCCTTACGTGCTTATATTCGACTTTTTTTGACATGGTTAGTAGATGGATTTTAATTGCTTAATACTTCTGTAATTTATTTCTTTTCAAGCGAGTCTCGACAGTAAGTGTCTTTATCTTTTCACTCGTGTATTCAAATACATAAAAACATTTTATTGTTTCAGTATTATCAATGGTTTTAATATAGTGACTATATATAGCCACTATGATTTCTACATTACAATTCCTATATCCTAAATGGCATAAATCAATGTGTTTTGCATACTATTTTTTAGGAAAGTGTCCGTCTAGTAAGTCACCTTACTAATTAATATGTAATGCCAGATTTTTTCGCAAAACCTATACAAAATCTTTGAAACACATTAAACTAGATGTAATTACGAGATAGTTCAGCTAAGGATAAGCTGCCAATCTTGTTCATTATTACATTTTAAATGGAATAGAAATTCAACTTTTACTGAGGGATATATATGACATCAAAATCAAATAATTCAAAAAAGCAAAAAACTTCCGTTCCTCTGATAGCAAACAAAAGGCAGCAAGATATGGAAAATGACTACTTAACAAAACTAGAATTGCTTATGTCTAAACAAGAAAACATCACCAATCAAGACAAAGCCAAAATAGTCTATGAATTAAGGAAGCAATATCCGGTAACAGCTCTTGTGAAGTACGTTAATATTCCACGAAGCACTTATTATAACCTGCTGAAACAAATGAGCCGACCTGATAAGGATGCTGATATAAAGGTTGAAATACAAACAATTTTTGATGAGCATGAAGGCCGGTATGGCTACCGCCGAATTCGCGAGGAGCTTGCAAAGCGTGGACAAAACGTTAATCATAAGAAGGTTTTGCGAATCATGAAAATTTTAGGAATAAAAAGTTCTTCTAGCAGAAAAAAATGATCGTTTTTTTAAAATACCTTTAATAAAAAAAGTGAGTCCGATAAAATATCGAACTCACTTTTTTTGTTAGTGTGCTTTCGCTTCCCTGCTCGATCTTTTATGTGGAACAACGTCACAGGTTTGCTGGTAAAAATCTAGCATTTTTTCTTTTAAATCGAACAGAACGGAAGTTAAATTTGGATCATTTATACGATTAGTAGTTTCTTCTGGATCTTGCTTAATGTCGTATAATTCATCTTCTTCGTACACTCTTTTTACATATTTATAGTCTTTTGTGCGAATCATCGTTGCTTTAGTGTGCTCTGGTCCTTCACTGCGCTGCATTTCACCTCTTGGCCAATAAAGCATTGATGTGTCTTCATTTGCAGGTGCAGACTCATTGCAATGATATTCCCCATGCATTCTACCGCCTTCACAAAATACTGCTTCACGATGTTCTTCTTTTATTCCTGCAATTAATGGTGAAAGAGACTGTCCGAAATGGGTGTAATCTGCCTCTATCCCTGCCATTTCATGTACCGTCGCAGCCAAGTCCACAAGCTCGATTAAAGCATCGCTGATTCCTGGTTTGATTTGGTGGTGTGCTGGTGGTTTAACGATAAATGGTACTCTTGCCAAACAATCTTGAAAAGTATTTTGCGTTTTTTCTACTAATCCATAATCGCCTGTAAAGTCACCATGATCGGAAAAGAAAAAGACAGCTGTATCATCATAAATCCCCGCCTCTTTTAGTGCTTGCATTAATAGTCCAAATTGGTAATCAACGCGAGCACACATGCTGTAGTACACCGACCTTAGCTCAGTCCAGCGCTCCTCAGACCATCCTTCCATGTTATATCTTTCCCGCAGTCCTGCCAGCATTGACGGCATATCTTTTGAAAGGTCCTCTGCTTTGATACGGTTAGGCAGTTTTGATTTATCTATCATACTGTACCAAGGGTCCTCCACCGCATATGGGGGGTGGGGATAAAGTATAGGCAAGTAAATGCAAAGCGGCTTATCCTCTGGCGCGTTTTTAATCTGTTCAATTGCGCCGAAGATATTGGCCCAATCACTGTCATAATAGCATTCTTCTCCTTGCTCCTTTTCCAGCTTGCCAACTAAAAACGAGTAATACGTGTCACTGCCAGGCAACCCCCGCCAGTTATCCTCACCACCTGTGAACATACCGCCAAACATCGGCTTTGGCTGATTTTCCGGTTCATACTTCATATCGCAATACGCATCAAAGCCATTTTCTGAAGGAACAAGATCATTTTTCCCACCCCACCAGACATGATATCCATTATTCTTTAATGTCTTTAATAGTACAGGCTCCTCTTCGCTCATCATGTGATACATAGTGCGATGCCCTCTTACATGAGGATACCAGCCAGACATAAACGAACAGCGGCTTGGTGTACATACAGGGTTTTGGCAAAATGCGTTCCGAAAGGAGACACCGTCCTCTCTTGTCATTTCATCTAAATTAGGAGTTACTGCAGCAGGGTTCCCCATATGGCCAAGCACGTCCCCGCGCCATTGATCTGGATTAAACAAAATAATATGTGGTTTTTTCTTCATCGTCATCGTTTCTCCTCCCTTAAAATTATAGACCTGGCGGCTGGCTGTTTATGTCTTTTTTATTTATTTCTGCTAGTATTTTAGAGTGATAGTCATTATTAATCGGATAGAACTTCATAAATACTAAGCCAAGTGCATAGCCGATAATCGGAACAAGGAAGTACACATAGTTAATCATGCTCAATACCTCTGGAGGCTGCTGCGGTCCTGCAACGTAACCGACAACACCAAGCAAAACACCAGACAAAAGGCCGCCGATTGCTGCTCCAACCTTATTTATAAAAATCATCATCGAGTGGACTGTTGCAGAGCCATTTAAGCCTGTTTTAAGTTTGCCATAATCTACACAGTCTGGCAGCATCATCCACGGCAATACTGTTGTGAATGGACCGAGGACTTTAACGAAAACAGATAATACAAAAATTGTCATTACATATTCTGACGGGGTTAATAAAAGAATCGCCGATGGCACAATCGTTATAAAACAGCTGAAATTATAAAGTGCTTTTTTTCCGTATTTCTTGGCGAGATGCGGTGTCACAAAGTAAGCAGGAATCGCAAGAATTGTTCCCCAAATAAATAGCTGTGAATATAAGTCAGGTCTGCCAATATTATATTGCCAGTAGTAAATGGCAATCGAAGATGTGGACATTAGGGCTGCCATTTTTACTACAGTTGCAAGTAAAAGAATAGCAAGTGGTTTGTTTGTAGAGATTAATTTCATCTGCG carries:
- a CDS encoding HNH endonuclease, coding for MNTYIVMQGSKYHEVRDMGIIWSPKIAKGGSIEHSWERMKEVKKGDRIFHYVKGNIVAISIAKEDCVEATRPLILQSDLFDDEAGYLVEVEYYELDKSVNVKEKFAAISPLLPIKYSPFQDDASGNSGYLYPCNEELAIKLLELIGELNIYLIDTEQLELSMDYIKVTEHNTLIPVIAETESEVKTKIRLGQQRFKKDLMSLWGCKCALCDIELPELLKASRSKPWKDSTNEERNDPYNGILLCSNHDALYENGKIAFDGQGRLHISPEINEEDYLKYGLLTKKKIKLNQDNKVYFKWHKRNIWSKAIGTNEETESQEEEEVIEQP
- a CDS encoding IS3 family transposase, with product MTSKSNNSKKQKTSVPLIANKRQQDMENDYLTKLELLMSKQENITNQDKAKIVYELRKQYPVTALVKYVNIPRSTYYNLLKQMSRPDKDADIKVEIQTIFDEHEGRYGYRRIREELAKRGQNVNHKKVLRIMKILGIKSSSSRKK
- a CDS encoding sulfatase-like hydrolase/transferase: MTMKKKPHIILFNPDQWRGDVLGHMGNPAAVTPNLDEMTREDGVSFRNAFCQNPVCTPSRCSFMSGWYPHVRGHRTMYHMMSEEEPVLLKTLKNNGYHVWWGGKNDLVPSENGFDAYCDMKYEPENQPKPMFGGMFTGGEDNWRGLPGSDTYYSFLVGKLEKEQGEECYYDSDWANIFGAIEQIKNAPEDKPLCIYLPILYPHPPYAVEDPWYSMIDKSKLPNRIKAEDLSKDMPSMLAGLRERYNMEGWSEERWTELRSVYYSMCARVDYQFGLLMQALKEAGIYDDTAVFFFSDHGDFTGDYGLVEKTQNTFQDCLARVPFIVKPPAHHQIKPGISDALIELVDLAATVHEMAGIEADYTHFGQSLSPLIAGIKEEHREAVFCEGGRMHGEYHCNESAPANEDTSMLYWPRGEMQRSEGPEHTKATMIRTKDYKYVKRVYEEDELYDIKQDPEETTNRINDPNLTSVLFDLKEKMLDFYQQTCDVVPHKRSSREAKAH
- a CDS encoding MFS transporter translates to MKSANASVKKSEVVFYSFGGFGSNLLFVFTTSFLMFFYTDVFKISPAAVGTVFLVVRLIDAFLDPFLGMLADRTRSRWGTYRPWLIFGSPLLAMSTLLLFTAPELSPTGKIAYAIAVYVGYSFVSSIVNIPYHALSAVLSQETTQRNWIVTAKNFMGNLGSLAVSGSVLPLVAFFGSGQKGWFFATLLFSIASIFSYWLCAYGSKQHDNKEINNLKSLEQKEHPTIKAQMKLISTNKPLAILLLATVVKMAALMSTSSIAIYYWQYNIGRPDLYSQLFIWGTILAIPAYFVTPHLAKKYGKKALYNFSCFITIVPSAILLLTPSEYVMTIFVLSVFVKVLGPFTTVLPWMMLPDCVDYGKLKTGLNGSATVHSMMIFINKVGAAIGGLLSGVLLGVVGYVAGPQQPPEVLSMINYVYFLVPIIGYALGLVFMKFYPINNDYHSKILAEINKKDINSQPPGL